The Sulfurospirillum tamanense DNA segment TCCATATCGAGCAAGTTGTTGGAACGGCACTCATTTTGGACGACAGCACCATAGCGCGCAAGTTGGTACACGATGCGCTCAATAAAATGGGTCTTAAAGTTATTGAAGCCAAAGATGGTATCGATGGCATGAAGAAAATTGAAGAACTCTACGAAGCTTATGGCGCAGACCTTAAAAAAGAATTACGCATTATCGTGAGCGACGTGGAAATGCCAAAAATGGACGGCTTTCATTTTGCAGCCAATCTAAAAGAAGACCCACGGTTTGCAAGTATTCCCATTGTCTTTAACTCTTCAATCAGTGACCATTTTAGTGAATTACGCGGAAAAGAGGCGGGCGGTGAAGCCTATTTGACAAAATTTGATGCTGCGATCTTCTATAAAGAAGTGTCCAAAGTCATCAAAGCACATATTAAAGCTCCAGAGTAGAGGTGGGAATCATGGAAGATATTCAAGAAATTCTCGAAGATTTTTTGGTCGAAGCCTTTGAGCTGATTGAGCAAATTGACCAAGATTTGGTGGAGTTAGAGGCCAAGCCTGATGATTTAGAACTGCTTAATCGTATTTTTCGCGTAGCGCACACCGTCAAGGGATCTTCGTCTTTTTTAAATTTTGACGTACTGACACGGTTGACGCATCACATGGAAGATGTTCTAAACAAAGCACGCCGTGCTGAACTAAAACTGACTTCCGAAGTCATGGACGTGGTGCTAGAATCCATCGATATGATGAAAGCCCTGTTGCATGGCATCCGAGATCACGGTAATGATGTGGATGTGGGTATTGACATCGATGACATCTGCGTACGTTTGACTGCCGTCTCTGAGGGCGATGAAATTCCAGCTGCAGGAGAGGCTTTCATTGATCCCGCTCCTTCCTCACAAATGGTTGAGGAGACGGAAGAAGAGGTAGATGTGTCTGCACTAAATGACGATGAAGTAGAGGCAGAAATTGAGCGTTTGCTTAAACTTCGTAAAGAAGAAGACAGACAGCGTCGTGCACAAAAAAAACAAGAAACACCCAAAGAGAGCTTAAAAAAAGAGTCCGAAGAAGAAGCTGTGGTTGCAAAACCTGTGCGAGCGAGTTCTTCTGAGGAGAGAAGTGCTCCTGCCAAAAAAGGTGCTACCGCTGTTGAGCAAACTATTCGCGTAGAAGTGAAGCGCTTGGATGATTTGATGAATCTCATTGGGGAATTGGTGCTTGGTAAAAACCGTCTCATTAAGATTTACGATGATGTGGAAGAGCGTTATGAGGGTGAGCAATTTTTAGAAGAACTTAACCAAGTGGTTTCAGCGATTTCTATCGTTACAACGGATTTGCAAATCGCGGTCATGAAAACACGCATGTTGCCTATTGCAAAAGTCTTTAATAAATTTCCCCGCATGGTGCGCGACCTTTCTCGTGAACTTGGCAAATCGATGGACCTTGAGATTACAGGGGAAGACACCGAACTAGACAAATCTATCGTAGAAGAGATTGGTGATCCTCTAGTGCATATGATTCGCAATTCATGTGATCATGGCATCGAAGATGCGGCCACGCGCGCCAAAATGGGCAAACCAGAAAAGGGACTTATTGAGCTAAAAGCTTATAATGAAGGTAACCATATTGTCATTGAAATTACTGACGATGGCAAGGGGTTAGACCCTGACATTTTACGCTCCAAGGCGATTGAAAAAGGCATTATTACTGAGCGTGAAGCTGATAGCATGAGCGATAAAGAAGCTTTTGCACTCATCTTTAAACCAGGCTTTTCCATGGCCAAGCAAGTCACCAACGTTTCGGGTCGTGGTGTAGGCATGGATGTGGTGCGCACCAATATTGAAAAACTTAATGGCATTATTGATATTGACAGTGAAATAGGGCGTGGCACGGTAATGAAGCTTAAAATCCCCCTTACGCTCGCGATCATTCAGGCGTTGCTAGTGGGTGCTCAAGAAGAATATTACGCGATTCCTTTGGCCTCAGTGCTTGAAACCGTGCGGGTTCCTATTGATAATATTTACACCATTGAGGGCAAAAACGTCTTGCGTTTACGGGATGAGGTGCTTTCTCTTGTCCGCCTTTCGGACGTATTTGGCGTGAAGCAAGTATTTGAGGGCGGCGATATGACCTATGTGGTGGTCATTGGTCTTGCTGAATCAAAACTTGGCGTTATTGTCGACACTTTGGTGGGCCAAGAAGAGATTGTCATTAAGTCTATGGGGGATTATTTACAGGGCATCGAAGGGATTGCAGGGGCAACCATTCGAGGGGATGGTCGCGTGACACTGATTGTGGATGTGGCGGCGTTGATGGAGATGGCTAAGGGCATTAAGGTTGACATTCGCGCAGCAGCCAAAGAGAGCTTGGCCCATAAGAGTAAACCAAGTGACTACAAAGTACTTGTGGTAGATGACAGTAAGATGGATCGCAATATCATGATGAAATCCATGGAGCCTATTGGTATTACGCCGATTGAGGCTGCTAATGGCCTTGATGCGCTTAATATCATCAAATCAGGTGAGCATAGTATTGATGCGGTGCTTATTGACATTGAAATGCCTCGCATGGACGGTTATACCTTAGCAGGAGAGATTCGTAAATACTCTAAGTATAAAAACCTACCTCTAATTGCTGTAACTTCGCGTACCTCAAAATCTGACCGGTTGCGCGGCGTTGAAGTGGGCATGACCGAGTATATTACTAAACCCTACTCTCCAGAATACCTAGAGAGTGTGGTGCGTAAAAATATCAAACTATCGGAGTAGCACGATGAATGATAAATTAAATAAAATATTGCAAAAACAGCAAAAACAAGTGACAGACCCCGAAGCCAAAAGCCGCGAGGAAGTTATTCAGCTTGTAGGGTTTATTGTTAGTGATGAAGAGTATGCCATTCCGATGCTAAACATCCAAGAAATTATTAAGCCTCTAGAATACACGCGAGTGCCCAGCGTGCCTGATTATGTTCTTGGGGTCTTTAACCTGCGAGGAAATGTCATTCCACTCATAGATTTGCGTAAGAAATTTAACCTTGATTCGACCAAGCAAAGCGAAGATTCACGCTACATTGTTATGAAAGGGGAAAACAATATCGCAGGATTCGTGATTGACCGCTTAACGGAGGCTATTCGCATCCGCCAAGACCGCATCGACCCAGCACCCCAAACCCTTCATGCCGACAAAGGAATGATTTATGGTATTGGCAAACGCGAAGATAGCATTTTGACCATCTTGCGCGTGGAAGCACTGTTAAAACGCGACTTCTGATACTGGGCCGTTTTTAATAGCGGCCCCTCCTCTTTTGTACTTTGAAATAAGGAATATTACCTACCATGATAAAATTATGTGTTTTTGATTTTGACTCCACGTTGATGGATGGTGAAACCATTGACTTTTTTGCTAATGCGATGGGTGTTGGTGAAGAGGTGAGTGTTATTACTGAAAAAGCAATGCAAGGTGAGTTGGATTTTTTTGAATCACTTACACGTCGCGTGGGCCTTCTTCGAGGTTTGGACGTTTCTCGTGTTAATGAAATTTGTACATCCTTGCCCTATATGCCCAACACTAAAGCATGTATTGATGATCTAAAAGCTAGAGGTATTAAAGTGGTTGTGTTTAGTGGCGGTTTTAAGAGTGCTACAAACATAGCAAAAGAGGCGTTAGGATTTGATGCGCATTTTTCAAATACGTTACATGTAAAAGAGGGCAAGCTTACGGGTTTAGTGGGAGGTGAAATGATGTTTGACACCTCTAAAGGCGAAATGCTCCAAGCCCTTCAGGCTCTTTTGCATGTAAAGAAAGAAGAAACCATGGCAGTGGGCGATGGCGCCAATGACCGATCCATGTTTGCCCATGCAGGTACCCGTGTCGCCTTTTGTGCTAAACCCATTTTGAAGCAAGCAGCCAATGTTATTGTGGATCATAAAGATCTCAATGAAATTTTGAATCATCTGTAAGGACGAGCATGTATTTACTAAACGAACGTTTTTCATTGTGGTGCGATTTTGTGGAAAAAGAGTTTTTAGCGAATGGGTTTTTGGATTTAATCAAAGGGGGAAGAATCAATGGCGCAACCAGCAACCCCTCTATCTTTAAAAGCTCTTTTTTAACCTCTCCCGCCTACCAAGAGAGCAAAAAAGCACTAGAAGGAAAAACACCCAAGGAGATTTACGAGGCCCTAGCCATTGCTGACATTCAACAAGCAGCTAAAGTGCTTTTGCCTCAGTATAAAGCTGGGGACGATGGCTTTATTAGTATTGAGGTAGATCCTTTTTTAAGTAATGATGCAAAAGGAACCATCGAAGAAGGAAAGCGTCTTTTTAATGCCATCGGTATGCCTAATGTGATGATAAAAGTACCTGCGACCAAGGCTGGCTTTGAAGCCATGGAGGCACTCATGGGCGAGGGGATTCATGTTAACGCCACTTTGGTGTTTTCCCCTGCGCAAGCCAAAGGTTGTCTGGATGCTTTTGAAGCAGGCGTCAAGGCATGTACTAAAGAGACACCAAAGGGTGTAATTAGTGTTTTTGTAAGCCGTTTTGACCGTAAGTTGGATAGCGTGTTGGCGCAACACGCTATGGCACCTTTTAAGGTGGGGGTAGTTAATGCTATGTCTGTTTACCGCCTGGTTCAAGAGCGCGGACTTTCTCATGTGCGCTGTTTGTTTGCAAGTACAGGCGTTAAGGGCGAAGGGGTGCAATCAGATTATTATGTGCGAGCCCTGCTTTTCCCTAATGCCATCAACACTGCTCCTCTTGAGACCCTTCAGTCCTTTTTGGCTTCAGGCGCCAAAGGGGCACAAGAGCCATTAAATGAGGCGCAAATAACCGCATATTTTCAGGAAATTTCTAACGCCGGGGTGGTGATGGATGAAGTGTATGAGTCCTTGATGAACGAAGGACTAGAAGCCTTTCATCAAGCCTTTCGCGAACTATTAGACGCCCTGCAATAAGGAGACACTATGGCCCTAGCAGAAGTAAACGTTAGTGAATTGACCTTTGAGCAAACCAAGAAACTAAAGCATTACCTTGCTAGACTTATTGAACTGGGCGGAAGTGATTTACATGTAAAGACAGGTTCGACCGTGCGAGGTAGAATCAATGGGGAGATAGTCTCTTTTTCGGATGAGATATTAAGCCATCAAGAAGGGCTTGTGTTAGCCAAAGAGCTACTGCGCTCACGGTTTCCAGAACTTGTAGCACAGAAAAATATTGATTTTACGTTTAAACTCAATGAAGAGTACCGTTTTCGCGTTAATCTTTTTTTTCAAGTGGACGGTGTTTCAGGTGTTTTTCGGACTATCCCTTCAGTGCTCCCTACTTTTGAATCCTTAAAGCTTCCTTCAATCGTCGAGAAGTTTTGTGGTATAACACGCGGTATAGTGTTGGTAACTGGTCCTACAGGAAGCGGAAAAACAACTACATTAGCTTCTATGATTAACTATATCAACCAGACGCGTAAAAAACACATCATTACCATTGAAGACCCTGTAGAGTATGTGTACAAAGATGATCAATGTATTATTAATCAACGTGCCATCGGGCAAGATGCGTTGAATTTTTCTGACTCTTTGCGTGCGGCATTGCGAGAAGACCCCGATGTAATTTTGGTAGGGGAGATGCGTGATCTTGAAACCGTCGAAACCGCACTTCATGCGGCAGAAACAGGCCATCTTGTGCTCTCAACGCTCCACACAGTGGATGCCAAGGAGACCATCAACCGCATTATAGGCATGTTCCCAGGAAGCGAGCAAAATCGCATTAAAATGTCTCTCTCTTCTGTGTTGCAAGGGGTGGTTTCGCAGCGCTTGGTGCGTACAAAAAAAGGTGGACGTATGGCGGCCGTGGAAGTACTTGTTAAAAATGCACGCATAGAAGCATTGATCCTAGAAGGGCGTGATGGCGAAATTTTGGATGCCATCAAAGAAGGAAAAGAAGCCTATAAATCCCAAAGCTTTGACCAAGCTCTTCTAGAACTCTATGCTCAAGGCCATATTAGTTTTCAAGAAGCACTACTAAATGCCTCTTCATCTAGCGATTTGAAAATGAAACTGGAATTTTACGATGCTCAATTGGAGCAAGAGAATACAACACGAGAAGAGTTTTACGCGCAAGAGCGAGTAGATACTGATATTCTGCGTTTAAAACTTTAGCTTTTCTTTAAGGGAAACTTGGTATAATCCAACCCTTATTTTTTCACAAGGATCAACACTATGTTGGAAGGTATCATTAGAGAGAGTATCGAGAAAAAGAGCACTAAAGCTCTTAGACGAGATGGTTATCTAATTGCCAATATTTATGGCAAGGGATTTAACAATATCAATGCAGCGTTCAAAGAGAACGAGTTTATTAAAACCGTTCGCAAAAAAGAGACGTTAGCGTTCCCTGTCAAAGTGGGCGAACAGACATTGCAAGTCGTGATTGTAGAGTACCAAAAAGACCCCATTACAAGCCGTTTGGTGCACGTTGATTTAAAAGTTGCACAAGAGGGTGTCGTGGGTAAGTACATGGTTCCTGTTAAGCCTGTTGGTACCCCCATTGGTTTAAAAAATAAAGGCGTTTTAGTACAATCTAAAAAACGCTTAAGCGTACGCTGCAAAGCAGAAAATCTTCCTGCATTTTTTCCAGTAGACGTAAGCCGGCTTGATGTGGGCGATACAATTTTAGTACGCGACATGGAAACTCCTGAGACTGTCGAAATGTTAGACGCAGATCGCATTGCTGTTCTTGGGGTTATTAAAGCCAAATAAGGCTAAGTTGTGACTTTGATTGTGGGGCTCGGTAATCCCACACAAACGTATGCAAACACACGCCACAATATCGGATTTATGGTCATCGACGCTCTTGTTGGTGACCATGCCGTTACTTCTGTTTCCAAGCCCCAGTTTAAGGGCGAATTGTTTAAATCCTCTCAAACTCTTTTTTTAAAACCTCATACTTACATGAACCTTTCAGGTGAAAGCGTTCGGGCTGTGTGTGATTATTTTAAACCTGATTTGGTAGTAGTTATTCATGATGATTTGGATCTTGATTTAGGTGTGGTGCGCTTTAAAACGGGAGGCGGACACGGTGGGCATAACGGATTAAAATCAATTGACCAACACATTGGTTCGGCCTATTTTAGAATGCGTCTTGGCATTGGGAAGCCTGCCCAAAAAAGTGCGGTTGTTTCCTATGTTCTTCAAGGATTTAAGGCAGAAGAACTCCCTTGTCTTAAGCAAGTGATTAGTCATGGTGCATCCGCAATGGTTGCGCTTCAAAAAAGTTCTCCAGAAGAAGTCACAGCAGCGTTTACATGTAAAAAAGGAGTATGTGCACCATGACAAAACTCTACCAGCGTTACGTAGGAATGGTGTATTTAAAAAATGTCGTTGTCATTTTTGTGGGATTGGTGTTTTTTTACGCGGGAGTAGATTTAATCACCAATGTGAAAGATCTCCCCGATTCGGCAAATCTCCAACTTTTGTATGTGGCTTTAAATGCTTTAACAGCGGTTAATTATGCTTTGCCTTTGGCGATTGTCTTTGGGATGATTGTGTCAAAATTTTCCATGATTCGCTCCAATGAACTTATCTGTATGTACGCTGCTGGTATCTCCAAAACACAACTTCTTAAACCGCTATTTGTGTGCGCTATGGCACTAACAACTGTGTATATTAGCCTTAATTTTACCCCTTTTGTCTACGCCTATGAGTACCGTAGTCATTTGCTTAAAAACCACAACATCGCTCCTATTTCATCAGACTTATTTTTAAAATACGAAACCCGCTATGTGTATATTACCACCCTTGACCCCATCAAGCAAGAGGCCCAAGGGATTAAAATATTTGATGTGGAAGGGACGCGGTTAAAAAGTGTCATGGAGGCAAAGCGAGGTGTTTTTCAGCGTAATGAATGGTACCTTGAGGATGTAACGCTCACCCAAAAACCCACTGTAGAGTCTTTGGAAAGTCCAGGCCTTAATGTCACCACGATGCCACATGCAAAGGCACTTCAGGGGTTTAAGCCAAAAATTATTGAAAATGCCCACCAAGGCGGCATTGCGCTAACCATTGTTGACGCCTTGGATGCTTTGCATTTTTTTTCTGCCCAAGGCATTGATACAAAGGGTGTTAAAACATCCCTTTATACTATGGTTCTTTTTCCGCTGTTTGCGCCTCTTATGGTGGTTATTTTATACTTCTTTTTGCCCGCTTCTGCGCGCTTTTTTAACTTGGCATTGTTGAGCTTTATGTTTGTGATTGCCACATTGAGCACTTGGGGACTTTTGTTTGTGTTGAGTAAATTTTCTACCACAGGGGTGATTTTGCCTGAACTTGGTATTGCTCTTCCTATCGCAGTTATGGCTGGTATTGCTTTATCCCTGTTTTATCAACACCGCTAAATCACAAAGAGTGTTGAGATGCCTTTTAAAAAAGGCATGCAAAGCGTTGTTAACTTAGTTTTAGCCTACTTTTAGTAAAATGAGAGCTTGACCTACCCAAACAAGGAAATTCATGCAGTTTGAGGCGTTAGCGCAACAGTACAAAACCCCCCTTTATGTTTACGATTTTGATGGGATTACTTCCCAGTATGAAGCACTTAAGAATGCCTTTAAAGCCCGCAAATCTCTTATCTGCTATGCCGTAAAAGCCAACTCCAATCTATCAGTCATTCGCCATCTAGCCCAGCTTGGCTCAGGGTGCGATTGCGTGTCAATCGGCGAAGTAAAGCGCGCCTTAAAAGCAGGTGTGCCTCCTTATAAAATTATTTTTAGCGGAGTTGGAAAAAGAGACGAAGAGATTAAAGAGGCCCTTGAATGCGGTATTTTAATGCTTAATCTTGAAAGCGAAGCAGAGATGTATCGCGTCGAAACCATTGCTACGTCTCTTGGCGAAGTGGCGCGCATTAGTATTCGTGTAAATCCCAACATTGACCCCAAGACCCACCCTTACATCTCCACGGGCCTCCATGAAAACAAGTTTGGCGTAGACCTCGATACGGCCAAGCGGCTTTATATTCACGCAAAACACTCTGCCGCGCTAGATCCCGTGGGCATTCATTTTCATATTGGCAGTCAAATTACAGAATTGGAACCTTTTTACGAAGCCGCCAAGGTGGTTTCAGACTTGGTGCGCAACCTCAAAGCCCTTGATATTGAGTTGAAATTTTTTGATGTAGGTGGCGGACTTGGAATTAAATACAGTGAAGAAGAGACCATCAATCCCTACAACTACGCGCAGGTTATTTTAAATACACTTAAGGGCCTTGATGTCACCTTGGTGTGTGAACCTGGGCGCTTTTTGGTAGGAAATTGCGGCTATTTTTTAACCCGTGTGTTGTACGAAAAGACAAACGCAGGGAAGCGCTTTGTAGTAGTGGATGGTGCCATGAACGACTTAATTCGCCCCAGTCTTTATCAAGCATACCACCATGTAGAGTTGCTTGATGGAAAAGGAGAGGAAACGCCTGCAGACATCGTTGGTCCTGTGTGTGAAAGCGGCGATTTTTTTGCGAAAAATATTATGCTCCCTTTAACCCAACATAATGATGTGTTGGTGATTCACAGTGCAGGGGCCTATGGGTTTACTATGAGCAGTAACTACAATACCAGAGGACGTGCAGCAGAAGTGGCAGTTGAAGCAGGACAAAGCCGACTGATTCGAGTACGAGAAGATTTTGAAACGATGATTGCCCTGGAAGAAGCATGCCTGTAGGGTACTTGGTGGATGTGCAAGGCACCTTGCTAAGCGATGCAGATAAATCTCCATTGCCTGGAGCACACGCTTTTATTGAGCACTTAAACGCTTCAAAAACTCCTTATTGTGTGATTACAAACAACACCAAAGAAAAGAGTGAAGATTTTTTAACCCTCTTGCATCAAAAAGGTTTACATGTAAAGCATTACTTGGATCCTTTTATGGTGCTTGATAGCGTCATTGGCACAAAAGAAGTTTTGGTTTTTGGGCCTCAGCCCTTTGAGAAAGTGCTTACATGTAAAGGCTACAACACTCAGCCTAAAGCACCCAAAGCCATGCTCATTGCTAGCGATACAGCCTTCGATGCGCCTGTGTTTGCTACTATGATTGAAGCTGCTTTGAGCGGGGTTCGGATTGTAGGGATGCACGGAACGAGCGTCTACGCAAAAAATGGACGTAAATACCCCGGCGTAGGGGCAATCCTAGCGATGCTCTCCTATGCCACAAGCCGTGAGGCCACGGTGGTTGGCAAGCCAAGCCCTGCTTTTTATGAAGCTGCGCTTGCTTGTTTAAAAACGCAAGATAAAACCCTCTCGTGGAAAAATATTCGTATTGTTAGTGACGATGCTAAGGGTGACTTGCTAGGTGCTAAAGCTCTAGGAATGCACACAACACTTGTGTTGAGTGGAAAATGTCAAAGTAGTGAAGAAATTGCTCCCATCAGAGGAGATATTGACGCGGTGCACCCAACACTGTTAGATGTTTTGGAGGAGATAGTGTGAACCAAATTGAAATGTACCGCAATGCCATTGATGCCATTGATGACCAAATCATTGCCTTGCTCAATGAGCGTATGAAATCTGTTAAAGCTATTGGTCTATTAAAGCAAACCAGCGGTACTTCCATCTACCGACCAGAGCGCGAGCGGGAGATTTTGGACCGCCTCAAAAAAATAAACAATGGTGATTTAAATGATGCCGCCATCGAAGCTGTTTTTTTTGAGATTTTTGCGGTGAGTCGCAACCTTGAAATGCCAGAAAAAGTAGCTTTTTTGGGCCCCAAAGGAAGCTATACTCACCAAGTAGCCCAAAGCCGTTTTGGCGCCATGGGGAATTACCTTTCTCTTAATTGTGTTGAGGCTGTGTTTCGCGTGCTAGCCAATAAAGAAGCCAAATACGGTGTTGTACCGATAGAAAACAATACCGAAGGGGCAGTGGGCGAAACGCTAGATTGTTTGGGTAATTACGATGAGATTAAAATTGTTTCAGAAATCTACATGGACATCCACCACTCTTTTGCAACCTTGTCTGAAGATTTGGAGCATATTAAGCGCATCTATTCACACCCGCAAGGGTATAACCAGTGCCGTAAGTTTTTAGAGGAGCATCAGCTTTTGGATGTAGAGTTCATACCCACCAAATCCACCGCAGAAGCAGCCCAAAAGGCGAGCAAAGAGCCAAAATCTGCCGCTATTTGTTCACATATTGCCGCAAAACTTTACAATGTGCCTATTTTGTTTGGCAAGATAGAAGACAACCTTGCCAACAAAACCCGTTTTTTGATTTTGAGTGATTTTAAAAACAAACCAGGTGAACACAACAAAACGTCAATTCTAGCCAAAACAGATGACAAGCCTGGTGGCTTGGTGGAGTTTTTACAATCTTTTCAAGACAACAAAGTCAACCTCACGAAAATAGAATCCAGACCAGCTAAAGAGCGTGGTTTTAAAACAGTGTTTTACTTGGACTTCGAAGGACATATTGACGATGAGAATGTTCAAAACGTATTAGAACAAAATAAAAACAAACACCAAATCAAATGGCTAGGAAGCTATGTTGCAGGAGAATAACATGACGTTTAACCCCGTATTGGACGGTCTAAAGAACTACGAAGCAGGCAAACCCATTGAGCTTGTTGTGCGAGATTATGGGATTGCACCTCAAGATGTAATCAAACTTGCAAGCAACGAAAATCCACGAGGGTGTAGTCTTGGCGTGTTGGCTGCAATGCAACAGGAAAGTACACGTGCCCATTTGTATCCGGATGATAGCATGTACGAACTCAAAGATGGGCTAGCATCACGTTTTGGTGTAAAAAAAGAAAACGTAATTATTGGCGCAGGGAGTGATCAGGTTATCGGGTTTGCTTTGCACGCCAAGGCAAACCCCAATCAAGCAATTTTGATGGCAGGAGTAACCTTTGCCATGTATGAAATTTATGGCAAACAAACGGGGGCAACCATTCTA contains these protein-coding regions:
- a CDS encoding hybrid sensor histidine kinase/response regulator, which gives rise to MEDIQEILEDFLVEAFELIEQIDQDLVELEAKPDDLELLNRIFRVAHTVKGSSSFLNFDVLTRLTHHMEDVLNKARRAELKLTSEVMDVVLESIDMMKALLHGIRDHGNDVDVGIDIDDICVRLTAVSEGDEIPAAGEAFIDPAPSSQMVEETEEEVDVSALNDDEVEAEIERLLKLRKEEDRQRRAQKKQETPKESLKKESEEEAVVAKPVRASSSEERSAPAKKGATAVEQTIRVEVKRLDDLMNLIGELVLGKNRLIKIYDDVEERYEGEQFLEELNQVVSAISIVTTDLQIAVMKTRMLPIAKVFNKFPRMVRDLSRELGKSMDLEITGEDTELDKSIVEEIGDPLVHMIRNSCDHGIEDAATRAKMGKPEKGLIELKAYNEGNHIVIEITDDGKGLDPDILRSKAIEKGIITEREADSMSDKEAFALIFKPGFSMAKQVTNVSGRGVGMDVVRTNIEKLNGIIDIDSEIGRGTVMKLKIPLTLAIIQALLVGAQEEYYAIPLASVLETVRVPIDNIYTIEGKNVLRLRDEVLSLVRLSDVFGVKQVFEGGDMTYVVVIGLAESKLGVIVDTLVGQEEIVIKSMGDYLQGIEGIAGATIRGDGRVTLIVDVAALMEMAKGIKVDIRAAAKESLAHKSKPSDYKVLVVDDSKMDRNIMMKSMEPIGITPIEAANGLDALNIIKSGEHSIDAVLIDIEMPRMDGYTLAGEIRKYSKYKNLPLIAVTSRTSKSDRLRGVEVGMTEYITKPYSPEYLESVVRKNIKLSE
- a CDS encoding chemotaxis protein CheW, which gives rise to MNDKLNKILQKQQKQVTDPEAKSREEVIQLVGFIVSDEEYAIPMLNIQEIIKPLEYTRVPSVPDYVLGVFNLRGNVIPLIDLRKKFNLDSTKQSEDSRYIVMKGENNIAGFVIDRLTEAIRIRQDRIDPAPQTLHADKGMIYGIGKREDSILTILRVEALLKRDF
- the serB gene encoding phosphoserine phosphatase SerB, which codes for MIKLCVFDFDSTLMDGETIDFFANAMGVGEEVSVITEKAMQGELDFFESLTRRVGLLRGLDVSRVNEICTSLPYMPNTKACIDDLKARGIKVVVFSGGFKSATNIAKEALGFDAHFSNTLHVKEGKLTGLVGGEMMFDTSKGEMLQALQALLHVKKEETMAVGDGANDRSMFAHAGTRVAFCAKPILKQAANVIVDHKDLNEILNHL
- a CDS encoding transaldolase; translation: MYLLNERFSLWCDFVEKEFLANGFLDLIKGGRINGATSNPSIFKSSFLTSPAYQESKKALEGKTPKEIYEALAIADIQQAAKVLLPQYKAGDDGFISIEVDPFLSNDAKGTIEEGKRLFNAIGMPNVMIKVPATKAGFEAMEALMGEGIHVNATLVFSPAQAKGCLDAFEAGVKACTKETPKGVISVFVSRFDRKLDSVLAQHAMAPFKVGVVNAMSVYRLVQERGLSHVRCLFASTGVKGEGVQSDYYVRALLFPNAINTAPLETLQSFLASGAKGAQEPLNEAQITAYFQEISNAGVVMDEVYESLMNEGLEAFHQAFRELLDALQ
- a CDS encoding type IV pilus twitching motility protein PilT — translated: MALAEVNVSELTFEQTKKLKHYLARLIELGGSDLHVKTGSTVRGRINGEIVSFSDEILSHQEGLVLAKELLRSRFPELVAQKNIDFTFKLNEEYRFRVNLFFQVDGVSGVFRTIPSVLPTFESLKLPSIVEKFCGITRGIVLVTGPTGSGKTTTLASMINYINQTRKKHIITIEDPVEYVYKDDQCIINQRAIGQDALNFSDSLRAALREDPDVILVGEMRDLETVETALHAAETGHLVLSTLHTVDAKETINRIIGMFPGSEQNRIKMSLSSVLQGVVSQRLVRTKKGGRMAAVEVLVKNARIEALILEGRDGEILDAIKEGKEAYKSQSFDQALLELYAQGHISFQEALLNASSSSDLKMKLEFYDAQLEQENTTREEFYAQERVDTDILRLKL
- a CDS encoding 50S ribosomal protein L25/general stress protein Ctc, producing the protein MLEGIIRESIEKKSTKALRRDGYLIANIYGKGFNNINAAFKENEFIKTVRKKETLAFPVKVGEQTLQVVIVEYQKDPITSRLVHVDLKVAQEGVVGKYMVPVKPVGTPIGLKNKGVLVQSKKRLSVRCKAENLPAFFPVDVSRLDVGDTILVRDMETPETVEMLDADRIAVLGVIKAK
- the pth gene encoding aminoacyl-tRNA hydrolase, whose amino-acid sequence is MTLIVGLGNPTQTYANTRHNIGFMVIDALVGDHAVTSVSKPQFKGELFKSSQTLFLKPHTYMNLSGESVRAVCDYFKPDLVVVIHDDLDLDLGVVRFKTGGGHGGHNGLKSIDQHIGSAYFRMRLGIGKPAQKSAVVSYVLQGFKAEELPCLKQVISHGASAMVALQKSSPEEVTAAFTCKKGVCAP
- a CDS encoding LptF/LptG family permease translates to MTKLYQRYVGMVYLKNVVVIFVGLVFFYAGVDLITNVKDLPDSANLQLLYVALNALTAVNYALPLAIVFGMIVSKFSMIRSNELICMYAAGISKTQLLKPLFVCAMALTTVYISLNFTPFVYAYEYRSHLLKNHNIAPISSDLFLKYETRYVYITTLDPIKQEAQGIKIFDVEGTRLKSVMEAKRGVFQRNEWYLEDVTLTQKPTVESLESPGLNVTTMPHAKALQGFKPKIIENAHQGGIALTIVDALDALHFFSAQGIDTKGVKTSLYTMVLFPLFAPLMVVILYFFLPASARFFNLALLSFMFVIATLSTWGLLFVLSKFSTTGVILPELGIALPIAVMAGIALSLFYQHR
- the lysA gene encoding diaminopimelate decarboxylase; this translates as MQFEALAQQYKTPLYVYDFDGITSQYEALKNAFKARKSLICYAVKANSNLSVIRHLAQLGSGCDCVSIGEVKRALKAGVPPYKIIFSGVGKRDEEIKEALECGILMLNLESEAEMYRVETIATSLGEVARISIRVNPNIDPKTHPYISTGLHENKFGVDLDTAKRLYIHAKHSAALDPVGIHFHIGSQITELEPFYEAAKVVSDLVRNLKALDIELKFFDVGGGLGIKYSEEETINPYNYAQVILNTLKGLDVTLVCEPGRFLVGNCGYFLTRVLYEKTNAGKRFVVVDGAMNDLIRPSLYQAYHHVELLDGKGEETPADIVGPVCESGDFFAKNIMLPLTQHNDVLVIHSAGAYGFTMSSNYNTRGRAAEVAVEAGQSRLIRVREDFETMIALEEACL
- a CDS encoding HAD-IIA family hydrolase, which encodes MPVGYLVDVQGTLLSDADKSPLPGAHAFIEHLNASKTPYCVITNNTKEKSEDFLTLLHQKGLHVKHYLDPFMVLDSVIGTKEVLVFGPQPFEKVLTCKGYNTQPKAPKAMLIASDTAFDAPVFATMIEAALSGVRIVGMHGTSVYAKNGRKYPGVGAILAMLSYATSREATVVGKPSPAFYEAALACLKTQDKTLSWKNIRIVSDDAKGDLLGAKALGMHTTLVLSGKCQSSEEIAPIRGDIDAVHPTLLDVLEEIV